A section of the Roseivirga sp. BDSF3-8 genome encodes:
- a CDS encoding NADPH-dependent FMN reductase translates to MYTIISGTNRNNSVSAKVSEMYRDILKDHGIEANIIYLTDLPDDFLFSALYENTGKHKKFNEFTKVVNESEKFVFVVAEYNGSFPGVLKAFIDGLDYQSSLKNKKCALVGISAGDQGGGLALSHLTDILNYLGMHVLALKPRMGKIGSALTENKITNPLYKDLLLTQAEQLIGF, encoded by the coding sequence ATGTACACCATTATCTCAGGAACCAACCGCAATAACTCAGTATCGGCAAAGGTAAGTGAAATGTATCGTGATATACTTAAGGATCACGGCATTGAGGCCAATATTATCTACCTCACAGACCTCCCGGATGACTTCCTTTTTTCTGCCCTTTACGAGAATACAGGCAAACACAAAAAATTTAATGAGTTCACCAAGGTGGTAAACGAATCTGAGAAATTCGTATTTGTAGTCGCCGAATACAACGGCTCCTTCCCCGGCGTACTCAAGGCTTTTATTGATGGCCTGGACTATCAGTCCAGTCTTAAAAACAAAAAATGCGCCCTGGTAGGAATATCGGCAGGAGACCAGGGGGGAGGTTTAGCCCTTAGCCACCTGACCGATATCCTTAATTACCTGGGCATGCATGTACTCGCTCTCAAACCCCGCATGGGAAAGATTGGGAGCGCGTTGACAGAGAACAAAATTACAAACCCTCTTTACAAAGATTTGCTATTAACGCAGGCTGAACAGCTAATCGGTTTTTAG
- a CDS encoding FtsW/RodA/SpoVE family cell cycle protein produces the protein MTRVKSWTDRHLQGDPVIWFIVFGLAILSVLVVYSATGTLAYKKMQGNTEHYLIKHSMLVFVSFFAMWIAHKLDYRYYSRLSRMALWLSVPLLFITYKFGTNLNEASRWITIPVINQAFQPSDLAKLALIANLASMLSKRQNNIGDVRESLIPILLWCGVICGLIALSNFSTAILLFATCMLLMFIGRVPVKYLAMLMLVGVMAGGVAFSVGERGTTLVNRVLAFWDDDNIPFQAEQSYIAIATGGIFGKGAGHSDQRNFLPHPYSDFIFAIVLEEYGLFGGGVLLFLYLALLYRGMVIAAQSEGTFGGLLSAGLSFALVIQAMVNMGVAVGLGPITGLPLPFVSMGGTSLLFTGLSLGIILSVSRENRNKESGNVAEVPSVKAAAA, from the coding sequence ATGACACGGGTGAAAAGCTGGACGGACCGCCATTTGCAGGGAGATCCTGTGATCTGGTTTATCGTATTTGGTCTGGCGATACTCAGTGTACTGGTGGTGTACAGCGCTACGGGTACGCTTGCCTATAAGAAGATGCAGGGCAATACGGAGCATTACCTCATCAAGCATAGCATGCTGGTGTTTGTCAGCTTTTTTGCTATGTGGATCGCGCATAAGCTGGATTACCGCTACTACAGCCGTTTATCGAGGATGGCGCTGTGGCTTTCTGTGCCTTTGCTATTTATTACTTATAAGTTCGGAACGAACCTGAACGAGGCCTCACGGTGGATCACGATACCGGTAATCAATCAGGCCTTTCAGCCATCCGACCTTGCGAAGCTGGCCCTTATTGCAAACCTGGCCAGTATGCTCAGTAAGCGGCAAAATAATATAGGGGATGTGCGCGAGTCGCTTATTCCCATCCTGCTGTGGTGTGGCGTTATCTGCGGACTCATTGCCCTGAGTAACTTCTCCACGGCCATTCTGCTGTTTGCTACCTGTATGCTGCTGATGTTCATAGGCCGGGTACCTGTAAAGTACCTTGCGATGCTTATGCTGGTGGGGGTTATGGCGGGGGGCGTAGCCTTTAGCGTAGGTGAGCGCGGTACTACGCTTGTAAACCGTGTGCTGGCTTTCTGGGATGATGATAATATTCCCTTCCAGGCAGAGCAGAGCTATATAGCCATTGCTACGGGAGGCATATTTGGCAAGGGCGCCGGCCATAGTGACCAGCGCAACTTTTTGCCACACCCTTATTCCGACTTCATCTTTGCTATTGTATTAGAGGAGTACGGACTGTTCGGAGGGGGGGTATTGCTGTTTCTCTACCTTGCTCTCTTATACAGAGGCATGGTGATCGCAGCCCAGAGTGAAGGTACTTTCGGCGGGTTGCTTTCGGCAGGGTTAAGCTTTGCGCTGGTGATACAGGCCATGGTTAACATGGGCGTAGCCGTAGGGCTTGGCCCCATTACGGGGCTTCCCCTGCCTTTTGTGAGCATGGGGGGGACCAGCCTGCTGTTTACCGGTCTTTCTCTCGGTATTATTCTGAGTGTGAGCCGCGAAAACAGAAATAAAGAATCAGGAAACGTGGCGGAGGTGCCTTCAGTAAAGGCGGCCGCTGCATAA
- a CDS encoding cell division protein FtsQ/DivIB, whose protein sequence is MKLNKKTGNVLKALLLLVLLSGSIGFVEKKAEGTTVNNIFVEIDKAYDNYFVEEADVHALIQNGEGQLNTGVSLENVKLKDLEAQIRTHDFVKDAQVYKDLKGNLVIRVQQNRPLARLMRADGPDAYISADGELLPVSARFTARVPVITGSGVTELIVKKLDTETGKELVDMLSYIDRDPFWVAQVAGLEIDREGEMILYPQVTKQIVEFGTAAGYRQKLKKLRIFYKDVLPRKGWNHYERVSLKYENQIVCE, encoded by the coding sequence ATGAAGCTCAATAAGAAAACCGGAAACGTACTTAAAGCGCTACTGCTGCTGGTATTGCTTAGCGGTAGCATTGGGTTTGTGGAGAAGAAGGCTGAAGGCACTACGGTGAACAACATTTTCGTGGAGATAGATAAGGCCTACGATAACTATTTTGTGGAGGAGGCGGATGTACATGCGCTTATCCAGAATGGTGAGGGGCAGCTGAATACTGGTGTCAGCCTGGAAAATGTGAAGCTTAAAGACCTGGAGGCGCAGATCAGAACACATGATTTTGTGAAGGATGCTCAGGTATACAAGGACCTGAAGGGTAACCTGGTGATCAGGGTACAGCAGAACAGACCGCTTGCCCGGCTTATGCGGGCTGACGGCCCGGATGCCTACATCAGTGCAGATGGTGAGTTGCTTCCGGTAAGTGCCCGTTTTACTGCCCGGGTGCCGGTGATTACGGGAAGCGGGGTCACTGAACTGATCGTGAAGAAGCTCGATACTGAAACCGGTAAAGAGCTGGTGGATATGCTCAGCTATATTGACCGCGACCCGTTTTGGGTGGCGCAGGTAGCCGGGCTGGAAATTGACCGTGAGGGAGAGATGATACTTTATCCTCAGGTAACGAAGCAAATAGTGGAATTCGGGACCGCAGCCGGATACCGCCAGAAGCTGAAAAAGTTGCGGATTTTCTATAAAGACGTACTGCCCCGTAAAGGATGGAATCACTACGAGCGAGTGAGTCTTAAGTACGAGAATCAAATAGTTTGTGAATAA
- the ftsZ gene encoding cell division protein FtsZ: MTENSYQFDLPDHHKSIIKVIGVGGGGSNAVNHMYNQGIKDVEFIVCNTDAQALKSSPVPNRLQIGTHLTEGLGAGANPEKGKNAALESKEDIRDLLSENTKMVFITAGMGGGTGTGAAPVISKVARELDILTVGIVTAPFGFEGRKKMKAAELGIRELRENCDTVLVILNDKLREIFGNLSISSAFAQADNVLTTAAKGIAEIITVPGYVNVDFEDVKTVMKEAGAAVMGSSQTDGDGRALRAAEEALASPLLNNKDIHGAQKILLSIMSGEEAELQMDELTEITEYIQDKAGDDAEVIFGHGIDTDLGHSLRVTVIATGFDSDYRSDDQGANAGRKVYDLESNKQISLFEEEKAEKASTSSSAQAEERPRTGSTYTFDSPRASADESGRDARAEAGQESQPEPRNFIELGEEYEIIEESDHSRDDEKVENTQADEDYLEMKRRRLADQARERVQRLKGLSHGMPAKENNTEKFREKLEVPAYLRRNVRLSEPPHSSESQVSRFNLNDDNEILGNNRFLHDNVD, from the coding sequence ATGACAGAGAATAGCTATCAATTCGACCTGCCAGATCATCACAAATCCATTATAAAAGTGATCGGCGTAGGTGGCGGTGGCAGTAACGCCGTCAACCACATGTATAACCAAGGTATCAAAGACGTAGAATTTATCGTCTGTAATACCGATGCCCAGGCTCTGAAAAGCAGTCCTGTACCTAACAGACTGCAAATAGGCACTCACCTGACGGAAGGTCTGGGAGCCGGAGCCAATCCTGAAAAGGGAAAAAATGCCGCGCTGGAAAGCAAGGAAGACATTCGCGACCTGTTGAGCGAAAACACCAAAATGGTATTCATCACTGCTGGTATGGGTGGTGGTACCGGTACGGGTGCGGCACCGGTCATTTCCAAGGTGGCCCGTGAACTTGATATCCTGACTGTGGGTATTGTAACGGCTCCTTTCGGATTTGAAGGAAGAAAAAAAATGAAAGCAGCGGAGTTGGGTATTCGTGAGCTGAGAGAGAACTGCGATACCGTACTGGTCATTCTCAATGATAAGTTGAGGGAGATCTTCGGGAACCTCTCGATCAGCAGTGCCTTTGCCCAGGCTGATAACGTGCTCACTACTGCTGCTAAAGGCATCGCTGAAATCATTACTGTGCCCGGCTACGTTAACGTTGACTTTGAGGACGTTAAAACAGTAATGAAAGAGGCCGGTGCCGCTGTAATGGGCTCCTCTCAAACTGATGGAGACGGCCGTGCCCTGCGTGCTGCCGAAGAGGCTCTTGCTTCTCCGCTTCTTAATAACAAGGACATACATGGTGCTCAGAAAATCCTGCTTAGTATCATGTCCGGTGAAGAGGCTGAACTTCAGATGGATGAGCTTACGGAGATCACTGAATACATCCAGGATAAAGCGGGTGACGATGCTGAGGTAATATTCGGTCACGGTATAGATACGGATCTGGGTCATAGCCTGCGTGTTACGGTGATTGCTACGGGCTTTGACAGTGACTACCGCAGTGATGACCAGGGGGCTAACGCGGGCCGTAAGGTCTATGACCTGGAGAGCAATAAGCAGATCAGTCTTTTTGAGGAAGAAAAAGCGGAGAAAGCGTCCACTTCATCTTCTGCTCAGGCGGAAGAGCGGCCAAGAACAGGGAGCACCTATACGTTTGATTCACCCCGTGCATCGGCAGACGAGTCTGGCAGAGACGCCAGGGCTGAAGCCGGACAGGAGTCTCAGCCTGAGCCCCGCAACTTTATAGAGCTGGGAGAGGAGTATGAGATCATCGAAGAGTCTGACCACTCACGCGATGATGAGAAGGTGGAGAATACCCAGGCTGATGAGGACTACCTGGAGATGAAACGCCGCCGTCTGGCTGACCAGGCACGGGAGCGTGTGCAGCGGCTTAAAGGGCTTTCGCACGGGATGCCCGCAAAAGAGAACAACACAGAAAAATTCAGAGAAAAACTGGAAGTACCTGCTTACCTGAGAAGGAATGTGCGCCTTAGCGAACCTCCCCACTCAAGTGAAAGCCAGGTGTCCCGGTTTAACCTGAACGATGATAACGAGATACTGGGAAACAACCGTTTCCTGCACGATAATGTGGACTGA
- the murG gene encoding undecaprenyldiphospho-muramoylpentapeptide beta-N-acetylglucosaminyltransferase, with amino-acid sequence MISGGGTGGHVYPAIAIAHALRARHADTEILFVGAKGRMEMEKVPEAGYEIEGLWISGIQRRLTLDNLSFPLKVMSSIMKSRGILSRFQPDAVVGVGGYASGPLLYAATGRKIPALVQEQNSFAGLTNKLLGPKVQTVCVAHKGMDKFFAPEKIVFTGNPVRKDIRISEEKRAEGMKAFGLDPDKKTVLVLGGSLGARTLNEGILAGAEKLKGHDVQVLWQTGKFYIEEMEQRLPEAMRSHIHPRQFIREMDLAYAVADVVVSRAGALSISEIALTGRPTVFVPSPNVAEDHQTKNAQSLVEEGAAAMVRDGEAVKNLADEAIALLNDAKRQETFSQNLKKLAMPDADERIADEVLKLADRYRNR; translated from the coding sequence ATCATCAGCGGAGGGGGCACGGGGGGACATGTATATCCTGCCATTGCCATCGCCCATGCGCTGCGTGCCCGGCATGCAGATACGGAGATCCTGTTTGTAGGAGCCAAGGGGCGCATGGAGATGGAAAAGGTACCCGAAGCCGGGTATGAGATAGAGGGTCTTTGGATCAGCGGTATTCAGCGCCGGCTTACGCTGGACAATCTGTCTTTCCCACTGAAGGTGATGAGTAGCATCATGAAGTCGCGCGGTATACTGAGCCGGTTTCAGCCAGATGCTGTGGTAGGGGTGGGGGGCTATGCGAGCGGACCGCTACTCTATGCGGCTACGGGGCGTAAGATACCGGCGCTGGTACAGGAGCAGAACAGCTTTGCCGGCCTTACGAATAAGCTGCTGGGACCTAAGGTGCAGACTGTGTGTGTAGCTCATAAGGGCATGGACAAGTTTTTTGCGCCTGAAAAGATCGTATTTACGGGCAATCCGGTACGGAAGGATATTCGCATATCGGAGGAGAAAAGAGCTGAAGGCATGAAAGCTTTTGGCCTTGATCCTGACAAAAAGACCGTACTGGTACTGGGGGGCAGCCTGGGAGCCCGTACCCTGAATGAAGGCATCCTGGCGGGGGCTGAAAAGCTCAAAGGTCATGATGTTCAGGTGTTGTGGCAGACCGGTAAGTTCTACATTGAGGAGATGGAGCAGCGTTTGCCGGAGGCAATGCGCAGCCACATTCACCCGAGGCAGTTCATCCGGGAGATGGATCTTGCCTATGCGGTGGCTGATGTGGTGGTATCCCGTGCGGGTGCGCTGAGTATCAGTGAGATTGCCCTGACGGGCAGGCCCACGGTATTCGTACCGAGCCCCAATGTGGCTGAGGACCATCAGACTAAAAATGCTCAGTCGCTGGTAGAGGAAGGGGCTGCCGCTATGGTGAGGGATGGTGAAGCAGTGAAGAACCTGGCCGATGAGGCCATCGCTCTGCTAAATGACGCTAAGAGGCAGGAGACATTCAGCCAAAACCTGAAAAAACTGGCTATGCCTGATGCAGACGAGAGGATTGCGGATGAGGTGCTGAAGCTGGCGGATAGATACAGAAACAGATAG
- the mraY gene encoding phospho-N-acetylmuramoyl-pentapeptide-transferase — MLYYLFDYLDREYDLIGASVFQFITFRAGMAAFFSLVITILFGKSLINILRRKQVGETIRDLGLHGQMEKKGTPTMGGIIIIAAVVIPVLLFARLDNIYIILMVVSITWMGLVGFLDDYIKVFKKNKEGLAGKFKIVGQIGLGLIVGLTLYFHNDVVIREFAEPVSVDEGQIISSIPYEDVKSTKTTLPFLKDNEFDYNLIPFVPEDYTWIIYVLAVIFIVTAVSNGANITDGIDGLAAGSSAIIGLALAIFAYLSGNMIFSEYLNIMFIPNTGELVIFCTAFVGACVGFLWFNSYPAQVFMGDTGSLAIGSAIAVLALCIRKELLLPVLCGIFLIEVVSVMTQVSYFKYTKKKFGEGRRIFLMSPLHHHYQKRGLHESKIVTRFWTVGIILAILALVTLKLR, encoded by the coding sequence ATGCTGTATTATCTATTTGACTACTTAGACCGTGAATATGACCTGATAGGCGCCAGCGTCTTTCAGTTTATTACGTTCCGTGCTGGTATGGCAGCTTTCTTTTCGCTGGTCATTACTATTCTGTTCGGCAAGTCACTGATTAATATTCTGCGTCGCAAGCAGGTTGGGGAGACCATACGTGACCTCGGCCTGCATGGCCAGATGGAGAAGAAGGGTACGCCTACGATGGGGGGTATCATCATCATTGCGGCGGTGGTTATCCCTGTCTTACTCTTTGCCCGGCTGGACAATATCTACATCATTCTCATGGTGGTATCCATCACGTGGATGGGCCTGGTGGGCTTTTTGGATGACTATATCAAGGTCTTTAAAAAGAATAAAGAGGGGCTGGCGGGCAAATTCAAGATTGTAGGCCAGATAGGCCTCGGCCTCATAGTAGGCCTCACGCTATACTTCCATAATGATGTTGTTATCAGGGAGTTTGCTGAACCTGTATCCGTAGATGAAGGACAGATTATCAGCTCCATTCCTTATGAGGATGTAAAGAGCACTAAAACCACGCTGCCTTTCCTGAAGGACAATGAGTTTGACTATAACCTGATTCCCTTTGTGCCGGAAGATTATACGTGGATCATCTACGTGCTGGCAGTGATATTTATCGTGACGGCCGTGTCTAACGGGGCTAATATCACTGATGGGATAGACGGTCTGGCCGCAGGCAGCTCGGCGATTATCGGGCTGGCACTGGCGATATTTGCCTACCTGTCGGGTAATATGATCTTTTCGGAGTACCTGAACATCATGTTTATCCCCAATACGGGTGAACTGGTGATCTTCTGTACTGCCTTTGTAGGCGCGTGCGTTGGCTTCCTGTGGTTTAACAGCTACCCGGCGCAGGTATTTATGGGTGATACCGGGAGCCTGGCTATTGGCAGTGCCATTGCGGTGCTGGCCCTGTGTATACGCAAGGAATTATTGCTGCCTGTGCTCTGTGGGATATTCCTGATAGAGGTGGTCTCTGTGATGACGCAGGTAAGCTATTTTAAATACACGAAAAAGAAATTCGGCGAAGGCCGCAGAATATTTCTGATGTCTCCTCTTCATCATCACTATCAGAAAAGGGGACTGCATGAGAGCAAAATCGTAACCAGGTTCTGGACGGTGGGGATTATCCTCGCTATCCTGGCTCTGGTCACATTGAAACTGAGATAA
- the murC gene encoding UDP-N-acetylmuramate--L-alanine ligase, which translates to MTLSNYHIAYFLGIGGIGMSALARWFNAHGLRVSGYDRTASALTDALEAEGIRVHFEDHPDRIPQEVKDQKDKTLVVYTPAVPGDHLELNFLRENGYAIYKRSEVLGALTEGHPTVAVAGTHGKTTTSTMISHLLYDSGHPTAAFMGGISQNYSSNLLLSRDEELPYTIVVEADEFDRSFLTLVPNIAVITSTDADHLDIYGDHEHMKEAFLQFAGRVNSQGRILLGPGASALKGRTGWVHTETYGREDDLIRPENIRPEGRRCLFDVQVYDRQIKDLELYMPGFHNVENATAAIAVALELGVQEEAIRSAIRSFRGIKRRFEYIVNEDKVVYIDDYAHHPGEITALLRSVRALYPGKKVTAIFQPHLYSRTRDFASGFSHSLSLADEVLLMDIYPAREKPIPGVSSDMLMEGITAPEKKRVSAGDLKGALANASGVVLTIGAGDIDRLVPVIRECLTEGIDEAQ; encoded by the coding sequence TTGACACTGAGTAACTACCATATCGCATACTTCTTAGGCATAGGGGGCATTGGCATGAGTGCCCTGGCCCGCTGGTTTAATGCCCACGGACTACGCGTAAGCGGCTACGACCGTACGGCAAGTGCTCTTACGGATGCGCTGGAGGCTGAAGGGATCAGGGTTCACTTCGAAGATCATCCGGACCGGATTCCGCAGGAGGTGAAAGATCAGAAGGATAAGACGCTGGTGGTATACACACCGGCAGTACCTGGTGATCATCTGGAGCTTAATTTTTTAAGGGAGAATGGATATGCCATCTATAAACGCTCTGAGGTGCTTGGTGCACTCACTGAAGGTCACCCGACGGTGGCTGTAGCGGGTACTCATGGCAAGACTACTACTTCCACTATGATTAGTCATCTGCTATATGACTCGGGACACCCTACGGCTGCTTTCATGGGGGGGATCTCTCAGAACTACAGTTCTAACCTCCTGCTGAGCCGGGATGAGGAATTGCCCTACACGATCGTGGTGGAAGCTGACGAATTTGACCGCAGCTTCCTGACGCTGGTGCCTAACATCGCTGTGATCACGAGTACGGATGCCGATCATCTGGATATCTATGGTGACCATGAGCACATGAAGGAGGCTTTCCTGCAGTTTGCCGGCAGGGTAAATAGCCAGGGGAGGATACTGCTGGGGCCGGGAGCCTCGGCACTCAAGGGCCGCACGGGCTGGGTGCATACGGAAACATATGGCAGGGAGGACGATCTCATCCGGCCAGAGAACATTCGCCCGGAGGGCAGGCGCTGCCTGTTTGATGTGCAGGTGTATGACCGGCAGATAAAAGACCTGGAGCTGTACATGCCCGGCTTTCACAATGTGGAAAACGCTACTGCGGCCATAGCGGTAGCGCTGGAGCTGGGCGTACAGGAAGAGGCTATAAGAAGCGCTATACGGTCCTTCAGGGGCATAAAGAGACGCTTTGAATACATCGTAAATGAAGACAAGGTGGTGTACATAGATGACTATGCTCACCACCCCGGAGAAATCACTGCACTGCTCAGGTCTGTCAGGGCATTGTATCCCGGTAAGAAGGTGACGGCTATTTTTCAGCCCCACCTGTACAGCCGTACCCGTGACTTTGCCTCAGGCTTTAGCCACAGCCTGAGCCTGGCCGATGAGGTGCTGCTTATGGATATTTATCCCGCGAGAGAAAAGCCTATTCCGGGTGTGTCAAGTGACATGCTGATGGAGGGGATCACGGCTCCGGAGAAAAAGAGGGTGTCGGCCGGTGACCTTAAAGGTGCTCTTGCTAACGCCTCGGGTGTGGTACTTACGATAGGGGCCGGAGATATAGACCGGCTTGTACCTGTGATCAGGGAATGCTTAACAGAAGGAATAGATGAAGCTCAATAA
- the murD gene encoding UDP-N-acetylmuramoyl-L-alanine--D-glutamate ligase: MKKRLVILGGGESGTGAALLAQANGYDVFVSDRGPIAEKYKTELGDERIMFEENGHTEHLILNADEVIKSPGIPPNAPVVQKLRERGTPVIGELEFAARYTKARFVAITGTNGKTTTTMLTYHLLKENLQSVALAGNVGTSLARQVAQKEQPGWYVVEVSSFQLDDMYDFKADVGILLNITPDHLDRYEGSMEAYTASKFRIVRNMTANDHFIYVHDDEVTRNETSHRDIPATIYPVSYSTPGDVASGRGAFVEEGTMKIKWGVDKNELIMPVSDLPLQGRHNTTNAMAAVLAAGIAGAPKAGIPGAVRSFRSVPHRMEDAGTIAGVSFVNDSKATNVDSVWYALDSFSKPVVWIAGGVDKGNDYSQLDRLVANNVKALVCLGKDNAKLKGYFGGKLERIEEASSMEEAVEKAAALAIEGEAVLLSPACASFDLFKNYEDRGEQFKAVVNRMMEEERREQ; encoded by the coding sequence ATGAAAAAACGGCTGGTCATACTCGGAGGAGGAGAAAGCGGAACGGGCGCGGCGCTGCTGGCACAAGCCAACGGCTACGATGTCTTCGTATCTGACCGGGGACCTATTGCCGAAAAATATAAAACCGAGCTGGGGGATGAGCGCATCATGTTCGAGGAGAACGGGCACACGGAGCACCTTATTCTGAATGCTGATGAAGTGATTAAGAGCCCGGGTATTCCCCCTAATGCGCCGGTGGTGCAAAAGCTGCGGGAAAGGGGAACGCCTGTGATAGGGGAGCTGGAGTTTGCTGCCCGCTATACAAAGGCGAGGTTCGTGGCCATAACGGGTACGAATGGTAAGACGACGACTACTATGCTTACGTACCACCTGCTGAAGGAGAACCTGCAGTCGGTGGCGCTGGCAGGTAATGTAGGGACGAGCCTGGCCAGGCAGGTAGCGCAGAAGGAGCAACCGGGGTGGTATGTGGTGGAGGTGAGTAGCTTCCAGCTCGATGATATGTATGACTTTAAGGCGGATGTAGGCATACTGCTGAATATCACGCCTGACCATCTGGACCGCTATGAGGGAAGCATGGAAGCTTATACGGCTTCTAAGTTTCGCATTGTCCGGAATATGACAGCTAATGACCACTTCATCTATGTGCATGATGATGAGGTGACAAGAAATGAAACCAGCCATAGGGACATTCCGGCGACTATATACCCGGTGTCCTACTCCACCCCCGGGGATGTGGCCTCTGGCCGTGGTGCCTTTGTAGAAGAAGGGACCATGAAGATCAAATGGGGAGTGGACAAAAACGAACTGATTATGCCTGTATCCGACCTGCCTTTGCAAGGAAGACACAATACGACGAATGCCATGGCTGCCGTGCTGGCTGCCGGTATAGCCGGTGCGCCTAAAGCAGGTATACCGGGGGCTGTGCGTAGCTTTCGCAGTGTACCCCACCGTATGGAAGATGCGGGTACTATTGCGGGGGTGAGCTTTGTCAATGACAGTAAGGCCACTAATGTGGATTCTGTATGGTATGCCCTGGACAGCTTCAGCAAGCCTGTGGTATGGATAGCCGGCGGGGTGGATAAGGGCAATGATTACAGCCAGCTGGACAGGCTGGTGGCTAATAATGTAAAGGCACTGGTATGCCTGGGTAAGGATAATGCCAAGCTTAAGGGCTACTTCGGCGGAAAGCTGGAAAGGATAGAGGAGGCTTCTTCTATGGAGGAAGCTGTAGAAAAGGCGGCAGCTCTGGCTATTGAGGGGGAAGCGGTATTGCTGTCTCCGGCCTGTGCCAGCTTCGACCTTTTTAAAAACTATGAAGACCGTGGGGAACAGTTTAAGGCTGTTGTGAACAGGATGATGGAAGAAGAAAGGAGGGAGCAATGA
- the ftsA gene encoding cell division protein FtsA, with amino-acid sequence MQQEKIVVGLDIGTTKICAIVGRKNEFGKLEVLGMGKAVSDGVIRGIVTNIDRTVTAIEKAIAEAESTSGIDIKVVNVGIAGQHIRSSIHHGSITRASTDDEITVEDVNRLNQDMYRIVIPPGSEIIHVMPQDYIVDYEEGIRDPVGMSGVKLEADFHIITAQTNAINNIHKCVKRAGLEVENLILEPLASSLAVLSDEEKEAGICLVDIGGGTTDIAIFHENIIRHTAVIPFGGNILTSDIKQGCMVMQHQAELLKTKFGKAIAEEASPNEIVSIPGLRNRPPKEISVRNLSHIIEARMEEIIEHVHSEIITSGYENKLAGGLVITGGGSQLNFVKHLFEYMTGMDARIGYPNEHLGKTKLELVKSPMYATSVGLVLTGFRSVDERENRYQERKSSVGENTRARARSGGGDFFKRILDKTKELLTDDIDEEY; translated from the coding sequence ATGCAACAGGAAAAAATAGTAGTCGGACTAGATATCGGTACCACTAAGATCTGCGCGATCGTGGGCCGGAAAAACGAGTTTGGCAAGCTGGAAGTACTGGGCATGGGCAAGGCTGTCTCAGACGGAGTCATTCGTGGCATCGTTACCAACATCGATCGCACGGTAACCGCGATCGAAAAGGCCATAGCCGAGGCCGAGAGTACCTCAGGCATTGACATCAAAGTGGTCAATGTCGGCATTGCCGGTCAGCACATCAGAAGCTCTATTCACCACGGCAGTATTACGCGTGCCAGTACGGATGATGAGATTACGGTGGAAGACGTAAATCGCCTGAACCAGGACATGTATCGTATAGTGATACCTCCCGGCAGCGAGATCATTCATGTGATGCCACAGGATTATATCGTGGATTATGAGGAGGGTATCCGGGACCCTGTGGGTATGTCTGGTGTGAAACTGGAGGCGGATTTCCATATCATCACGGCACAGACAAACGCTATCAATAACATTCATAAGTGTGTGAAGAGGGCGGGCCTTGAGGTGGAGAACCTCATACTGGAGCCCCTTGCTTCCAGCCTTGCCGTGCTTAGTGATGAGGAGAAAGAGGCTGGTATATGCCTGGTAGATATAGGAGGTGGTACGACTGATATTGCGATCTTCCATGAAAATATCATCCGTCATACCGCAGTTATTCCTTTCGGAGGCAATATCCTTACTTCAGATATCAAGCAGGGCTGCATGGTAATGCAACACCAGGCGGAACTGCTCAAGACCAAGTTTGGTAAGGCTATAGCTGAAGAGGCCAGCCCTAATGAGATCGTAAGTATACCCGGTCTGCGTAACCGGCCTCCTAAAGAGATCAGCGTACGCAACCTTTCTCACATCATTGAGGCTCGTATGGAGGAAATTATCGAGCATGTACACAGTGAGATCATCACCAGTGGCTATGAGAACAAGCTTGCCGGGGGACTGGTCATCACAGGAGGTGGCTCACAGCTTAACTTTGTGAAGCACCTGTTTGAGTACATGACGGGAATGGATGCGCGTATAGGCTACCCTAACGAACACCTGGGTAAGACTAAGCTGGAACTGGTTAAGAGCCCTATGTATGCCACATCCGTAGGCCTGGTACTAACCGGATTCCGCTCGGTAGATGAGCGTGAGAACCGCTACCAGGAGCGTAAGTCCAGCGTAGGGGAAAATACACGGGCACGTGCGCGCAGCGGGGGAGGAGACTTCTTCAAGCGCATACTGGATAAGACCAAGGAGCTGCTTACTGACGATATAGACGAAGAATATTAA